The proteins below come from a single Thermomicrobiales bacterium genomic window:
- the ruvB gene encoding Holliday junction branch migration DNA helicase RuvB → MTSRVISGQHRDEDAVIETSLRPRRLTEYIGQDRVKDTLSIFIEAALARGEPLDHVLLYGPPGLGKTTLSNIIAAEMGVGIKITSGPAIERAGDLVSILTNIKAGDVLFIDEIHRLNRAVEEVLYPAMEDFAVDIMIGKGPGARSMRLNLPRFTLIGATTRLALLTSPLRDRFGGVFRLDFYDDEAMAQIVERSARLLNVEIEGNGSSEIAKRSRGTPRVANRLLKRVRDYAQVRASGVITEDVASDAMSLLDVDVLGLDDVDRRILLAIIEKFEGGPVGVDTLAAATSEETDTIMDVYEPYLIQLGFLQRTPRGRVATRRAYLHLGLPAPTLSDAARQALLLKQMTRNGDRLANSYRLVRLRFARRTDRPTSR, encoded by the coding sequence ATGACCAGCCGCGTCATTTCCGGCCAGCATCGAGACGAAGACGCCGTTATCGAGACCAGCCTTCGGCCGCGTCGACTGACCGAATACATCGGACAGGACCGGGTCAAAGACACGCTGTCGATCTTCATTGAAGCAGCGCTCGCTCGCGGCGAGCCGCTGGATCATGTGCTCCTTTACGGCCCTCCGGGCCTCGGCAAGACAACATTGTCGAACATCATTGCTGCCGAGATGGGTGTTGGGATCAAGATCACCTCTGGTCCGGCCATCGAGCGCGCCGGCGACCTCGTGTCGATCCTGACCAACATCAAGGCTGGTGATGTCCTGTTTATCGATGAGATCCACCGGCTGAATCGAGCAGTTGAAGAAGTCCTTTACCCGGCGATGGAAGACTTCGCGGTCGATATCATGATCGGCAAGGGGCCGGGTGCGCGGTCAATGCGGTTGAACCTGCCTCGCTTCACGCTCATTGGTGCGACTACACGCCTGGCGCTGCTTACGAGTCCGCTTCGTGACCGATTTGGCGGCGTGTTCCGGCTCGATTTCTACGACGACGAGGCGATGGCGCAGATCGTAGAGCGATCGGCACGCTTGCTCAACGTTGAGATCGAGGGCAACGGGTCCAGCGAGATTGCCAAGCGCTCGCGCGGTACGCCGCGCGTTGCGAATCGACTGCTGAAGCGCGTGCGTGATTACGCGCAGGTGCGAGCGTCAGGTGTCATCACTGAAGATGTTGCCAGTGATGCAATGTCGCTGCTGGATGTTGATGTTCTCGGTCTCGATGATGTCGATCGTCGCATCCTGCTCGCGATTATCGAGAAGTTTGAGGGCGGGCCGGTCGGTGTCGATACGCTCGCAGCAGCGACCAGCGAAGAGACCGACACGATTATGGATGTCTACGAGCCGTATCTCATTCAGTTAGGTTTCCTGCAGCGCACACCGCGCGGTCGGGTTGCGACTCGACGGGCATACTTGCATCTGGGCTTGCCGGCTCCGACGCTCTCTGACGCAGCCCGGCAAGCACTGTTGTTGAAGCAGATGACGAGGAACGGTGACCGACTCGCCAATTCCTATCGACTGGTTCGACTACGATTTGCCCGAAGAACTGATCGCCCAACATCCCGTTGA
- the queA gene encoding tRNA preQ1(34) S-adenosylmethionine ribosyltransferase-isomerase QueA yields MTDSPIPIDWFDYDLPEELIAQHPVEPRDAARMLVVDRARQQISDRVFHDLPEYLQPGDLIVVNDTRVLRARLFAQRETGGRVEFLLLQRSADGNWTSLARPARRLRDGERLRLVGPDGQSGADIIEVVGRSEDAVVVRFDDERAIDRAGRVPLPPYIHEDLGDPERYQTVYARETGSAAAPTAGMHFTPELMRQCEAAGIRMTSVTLHVGLGTFQPIKTQDVRDHPMHAEVYAVEPEAIRAIREARANGGRILAVGTTSVRTLESIADRVLTSEDEGPVSGSTRLYITPGYEFQLVDRMITNFHLPRTTLLLLVASIMGEDLMRRAYAHAVRERYRFYSFGDAMLIV; encoded by the coding sequence GTGACCGACTCGCCAATTCCTATCGACTGGTTCGACTACGATTTGCCCGAAGAACTGATCGCCCAACATCCCGTTGAACCGCGTGACGCTGCCCGGATGCTCGTTGTCGATCGCGCGAGACAGCAAATATCAGATCGTGTCTTTCATGACTTGCCGGAATACCTCCAACCAGGTGATTTGATCGTCGTGAACGACACACGCGTGCTGCGTGCTCGGTTGTTTGCTCAGCGCGAGACCGGTGGGCGAGTTGAGTTTCTGCTGCTCCAGCGTTCGGCAGATGGGAACTGGACATCGCTCGCGCGTCCTGCCCGTCGCCTGCGTGACGGCGAACGATTGCGTCTTGTTGGGCCTGATGGGCAATCGGGCGCTGACATCATCGAGGTCGTTGGCCGAAGCGAGGACGCGGTTGTCGTGCGCTTCGACGACGAGCGGGCGATCGATCGTGCCGGTCGGGTGCCACTTCCGCCGTATATCCACGAAGACCTCGGCGACCCGGAGCGCTACCAGACCGTCTACGCGCGCGAAACCGGCTCGGCGGCTGCGCCGACTGCCGGCATGCATTTCACCCCAGAGCTCATGCGACAGTGCGAAGCCGCTGGTATTCGCATGACGAGTGTGACATTGCACGTGGGCCTCGGTACGTTTCAGCCGATCAAGACGCAGGATGTTCGTGATCATCCAATGCATGCAGAGGTGTATGCAGTCGAGCCAGAAGCGATTCGCGCGATTCGAGAGGCACGTGCCAATGGCGGGAGGATCCTGGCTGTTGGCACGACATCGGTTCGCACGCTTGAATCAATTGCTGATCGAGTGCTCACGTCGGAGGACGAGGGACCCGTTTCCGGTTCGACGCGTCTGTACATCACGCCGGGCTACGAGTTCCAGCTTGTCGACCGCATGATTACAAACTTCCATCTACCGAGAACGACACTGCTGCTGCTCGTCGCATCGATCATGGGTGAGGACCTGATGCGGCGCGCATATGCGCATGCGGTCCGCGAGCGTTATCGCTTCTACTCTTTCGGCGATGCGATGCTGATCGTGTAG
- a CDS encoding HDIG domain-containing protein — MEITRENAWALLNEYVKNEPLLRHCLGVEACMREYARVFGEDEEYWGFVGLIHDFDFEIHPTLDQHPQDGAPILRERGVPEAVVQSVLSHADHLDVPRATNLEKTLAAVDEMSGFVTAVALVRPNKSIDEVTPKSVKKKMKDKAFARAVHRESLTATAEDLGIDFDTHILHVIDGLSTIAPQLGLQRTATADIGE, encoded by the coding sequence ATGGAGATCACACGCGAGAACGCGTGGGCGCTGCTCAATGAGTACGTCAAGAATGAGCCGCTCCTGCGCCACTGTCTCGGCGTTGAGGCGTGCATGCGCGAGTACGCGCGCGTCTTCGGAGAAGACGAAGAGTATTGGGGATTTGTCGGGCTGATTCATGATTTCGACTTCGAGATCCACCCGACGCTCGATCAGCACCCACAGGACGGCGCACCGATCCTGCGCGAGCGCGGAGTTCCCGAGGCTGTGGTTCAGTCCGTTCTGTCACACGCCGATCATCTCGATGTGCCGCGGGCGACGAACCTGGAGAAGACGCTGGCTGCCGTCGATGAGATGAGCGGTTTTGTCACCGCCGTTGCTCTTGTGCGGCCCAACAAGTCGATCGATGAAGTGACGCCCAAGTCAGTCAAGAAGAAGATGAAGGACAAGGCGTTCGCCAGAGCCGTGCATCGCGAATCGCTGACAGCGACCGCCGAGGATCTCGGCATTGACTTCGACACTCATATCCTGCATGTCATCGACGGCCTCTCGACGATCGCGCCGCAATTGGGATTGCAGCGGACCGCGACCGCGGACATCGGTGAGTAG
- the dnaN gene encoding DNA polymerase III subunit beta codes for MRVTCSQGSLHRALSVAGRAVAAKSTLPALGNYLLEAADGALTISATNLELAITCRVEADVLEPGRITVQARVLSEFVASLDDEPVELSQEQGPLTVTVRQRATQAHVRGTDPEDFPVIARNVDGGATLVVEPAILRDAISRVVFAAASDDSRPVLAGVQLTARDSKLSLAAADGFRMSVQKLNLDRPADQDLSIIVPARSFQEVSRVLADGDDVVVLTVTPNQSQLLVSLEDVWISTRLIDGTFPDLSQIIPKDWNTRTTVQRDDLLDATRRATIFARSNNDVVKLEIEPANESLDVGRVTVTGTAADTGDNRDDIDAQVEGEEVQIAFNGRYLNDVLSVLRDARVAFELQGPNSAGVIKAADSEEFVHVIMPMVIGAS; via the coding sequence GTGCGGGTAACGTGCTCACAGGGAAGTCTCCATCGTGCGTTGTCGGTCGCCGGACGCGCCGTCGCCGCTAAGAGCACGCTGCCGGCGCTCGGGAACTACTTGCTTGAAGCTGCTGACGGGGCGCTGACGATTTCGGCAACCAACCTGGAGTTGGCGATCACCTGCCGGGTCGAGGCCGATGTTCTTGAGCCGGGGCGAATCACGGTTCAGGCCCGGGTGCTGAGCGAGTTCGTCGCCAGCCTTGACGATGAGCCTGTTGAGCTGAGTCAGGAACAGGGACCGTTGACAGTGACCGTGCGACAGCGAGCCACGCAAGCGCACGTCCGCGGCACCGATCCTGAAGACTTCCCGGTGATTGCGCGAAACGTCGATGGTGGGGCGACTCTTGTTGTCGAGCCCGCGATCCTCCGCGACGCGATCTCTCGCGTCGTCTTTGCCGCTGCGAGCGACGACAGTCGTCCCGTGCTTGCTGGCGTGCAACTAACTGCTCGCGACAGCAAGCTCTCACTTGCGGCCGCTGATGGGTTCCGCATGTCCGTCCAGAAGCTGAACCTCGATCGCCCGGCCGATCAGGATCTGTCAATCATTGTTCCAGCGCGGTCGTTTCAGGAAGTCTCACGTGTTCTCGCCGATGGCGATGATGTCGTTGTCCTCACCGTCACGCCGAACCAGAGCCAGCTGCTTGTCTCGCTGGAGGATGTCTGGATCTCGACGCGCTTGATTGATGGTACGTTCCCGGATCTCTCGCAGATTATTCCGAAGGACTGGAACACGCGCACGACCGTCCAACGCGATGACCTGCTGGATGCGACCAGGCGGGCAACGATCTTCGCCCGCAGCAACAACGATGTCGTGAAGCTGGAAATCGAACCAGCAAACGAATCGCTCGATGTCGGGCGCGTCACTGTGACCGGGACAGCTGCCGATACCGGCGATAACCGCGATGACATCGACGCTCAGGTTGAGGGCGAGGAAGTTCAGATCGCGTTCAATGGTCGGTACCTGAATGACGTGCTTTCTGTCCTGCGTGACGCGCGTGTGGCGTTTGAGCTGCAGGGACCGAACAGTGCCGGTGTGATCAAGGCTGCAGATTCTGAAGAATTCGTTCATGTCATCATGCCGATGGTCATTGGTGCCAGCTAG
- a CDS encoding glycosyltransferase produces MTKQGSPCIHMVTPLPPLPTGIAQYSHDLLSGIDGRWKILVTGESGSSPSPSWKTIDVANARSSRRTANTPSIYQIGNSGFHKIAMQQALTKPGIAVLHDTVLHHGRLSMMLGKRGGKRYRTLLHDLYGADGDRVAHDVALGRQIDLSAYPLIEDISAASRLIVVHSEIARERVLAVAPEATVRIVPMGIPLPALVDQRAARDALGIPQSAFVIASITHVNPNKRLPVVLRAVRMLRERIPEFRLIVAGTQAPGIDLLRQARAFGVEDRVTVLGYVTDDGARLLARTADACVNLRYPSAGETSASLLRLLGAGRPVLITNDRSNAEYPRDAVLPVDVGPWEAELVAEYLELLHRDSDLRLAVGEAARAFVTRAHGVEHMAAGYRDVVAEAYGIDLPSVDDIRCAESQPVVQRKMSVDLAATTEPSVIDNAVGAALSGLGLGHHDDTIASVSRSVLELGLHRLRHRREDEHLVTDETPIRKELLDIVACPACKTKVRLEGEELICDSCGRRYPIEDGIPIMLVDAAK; encoded by the coding sequence GTGACCAAGCAAGGTTCGCCGTGTATCCACATGGTGACTCCGCTTCCACCGCTTCCGACCGGCATCGCTCAGTACAGTCACGATCTGCTCAGTGGTATCGACGGTCGCTGGAAAATTCTTGTAACTGGAGAGTCCGGTTCGTCGCCGTCGCCGTCATGGAAGACCATTGACGTTGCCAATGCTCGGTCGTCGCGGAGGACAGCGAACACTCCCTCGATCTATCAGATCGGGAATAGCGGCTTCCACAAGATCGCGATGCAACAGGCGCTAACCAAACCGGGGATCGCGGTGCTGCACGACACCGTGCTGCACCACGGTCGCTTGTCGATGATGCTCGGCAAGCGCGGCGGAAAGCGCTATCGGACGCTGCTACACGACTTGTACGGCGCTGACGGCGATCGTGTTGCGCACGACGTGGCGCTCGGTCGTCAGATTGACCTGAGCGCCTATCCGCTGATCGAAGACATCTCTGCCGCGTCCCGGCTGATCGTTGTGCATTCGGAGATTGCGCGGGAACGGGTGTTGGCGGTTGCGCCGGAGGCGACGGTCCGAATAGTTCCAATGGGCATCCCGCTTCCTGCGCTCGTGGATCAGCGGGCCGCACGGGACGCTCTCGGCATACCGCAGTCTGCGTTCGTCATCGCATCAATCACGCATGTTAATCCGAACAAACGATTGCCGGTTGTGCTGCGTGCTGTGCGAATGCTGCGCGAGCGGATTCCTGAGTTTCGGCTGATCGTGGCTGGAACGCAGGCGCCGGGAATTGATCTGTTGCGGCAGGCTCGCGCGTTCGGCGTGGAAGATCGTGTGACGGTACTGGGCTATGTGACGGATGATGGGGCCCGGTTGCTGGCTCGGACAGCGGATGCCTGCGTCAACCTGCGCTATCCCAGCGCAGGAGAGACATCGGCGAGCCTGCTCCGCCTGCTTGGCGCTGGTCGGCCGGTGCTGATCACGAACGATCGATCCAACGCCGAATACCCGCGCGACGCGGTCCTGCCGGTTGACGTTGGACCGTGGGAGGCTGAGCTGGTTGCCGAGTATCTGGAGTTGCTCCATCGCGACTCCGATCTGCGGCTGGCCGTTGGTGAAGCAGCTCGAGCGTTCGTCACGCGCGCGCATGGCGTGGAGCACATGGCTGCTGGCTATCGCGATGTGGTTGCGGAAGCCTACGGAATTGATCTGCCGTCGGTCGATGACATTCGGTGCGCTGAATCGCAGCCAGTTGTGCAGCGAAAGATGTCGGTTGACCTGGCAGCGACAACTGAGCCATCGGTGATAGACAATGCAGTGGGTGCCGCATTGTCCGGACTGGGCCTCGGACACCACGATGATACGATCGCGTCAGTGAGCCGCTCGGTTCTGGAATTGGGTCTGCATCGCTTGCGACACAGACGAGAGGACGAACACCTCGTGACCGACGAAACACCGATCCGCAAGGAGTTGCTCGATATCGTGGCCTGCCCGGCCTGTAAGACGAAGGTCCGGCTGGAAGGCGAAGAATTGATCTGCGACTCATGCGGTCGTCGATATCCCATCGAAGATGGCATTCCAATCATGCTGGTTGACGCCGCGAAATAG
- a CDS encoding histidine phosphatase family protein, with translation MKLWLVRHGETASNAGGVFQGHIDIALNEVGEAQAKSVGRHLADVDFDAIFASDLQRAARTALLIAGERPVTLDADLREMNYGILQGVAYADAADVLRPHGLDAAWINGDVQRGRHVLPEGESLRQFRYRAARFVDRIDRDYSEVADANILIVGHGGLLAILTTVLLGLPAKTRNNFRFANCGVTVLTRTRAVTTLDRHNIILWNDGQPFTDRGLPGQLSQRGE, from the coding sequence ATGAAGCTGTGGCTCGTTCGGCATGGTGAAACCGCTTCAAATGCGGGTGGAGTGTTTCAGGGGCATATCGATATTGCATTGAACGAGGTCGGTGAGGCACAGGCAAAGAGCGTTGGCCGTCATCTGGCTGATGTCGATTTCGACGCGATCTTCGCGAGCGATCTCCAGCGTGCCGCGCGTACAGCGCTACTCATCGCCGGCGAGCGGCCGGTCACGCTCGATGCCGATCTGCGCGAGATGAACTACGGGATATTGCAGGGCGTTGCCTATGCAGACGCAGCCGACGTTCTCCGTCCTCACGGTCTCGATGCGGCCTGGATCAATGGGGATGTCCAACGCGGACGCCACGTCTTACCAGAGGGTGAAAGCCTGCGGCAATTCCGCTACCGAGCGGCCCGTTTCGTCGATCGGATCGATCGCGACTACAGCGAGGTGGCAGATGCCAACATCCTCATCGTTGGCCACGGCGGTCTCCTGGCGATACTGACCACCGTGTTGCTCGGACTCCCCGCGAAGACGAGAAACAATTTCCGATTCGCCAACTGCGGTGTCACCGTTCTGACGCGAACGCGGGCAGTGACAACGCTTGATCGACATAACATCATTCTCTGGAATGACGGTCAGCCGTTTACCGACCGCGGGCTACCCGGTCAACTGAGTCAACGAGGCGAGTGA
- a CDS encoding peptidylprolyl isomerase, with amino-acid sequence MTIDLLESEAPNTVNNFVFLAEQGYYSDVPFHRVIKSFMVQTGDPTGTGAGGPGYKFADEPVTRDYVRGTVAMANAGPNTNGSQFFIMHQDNPLPKNYTIFGELIDGLDTLDAIANTPVGPSGRGEMSVPQEPLILTSVEIVTK; translated from the coding sequence ATGACGATCGACCTGTTGGAGAGCGAAGCTCCGAATACGGTGAACAACTTCGTGTTCCTGGCCGAGCAGGGCTACTACTCCGATGTTCCATTCCATCGTGTCATCAAGTCGTTCATGGTCCAGACGGGTGATCCGACCGGCACCGGCGCTGGTGGACCGGGATACAAGTTCGCCGATGAGCCGGTGACGCGCGATTACGTTCGCGGAACGGTCGCGATGGCCAACGCTGGGCCGAACACCAACGGCTCGCAGTTCTTCATCATGCATCAGGACAACCCGCTGCCGAAGAACTACACCATCTTCGGCGAGCTGATCGACGGCCTCGATACGCTGGACGCGATCGCCAACACGCCAGTCGGACCGAGTGGCCGAGGTGAGATGTCGGTCCCGCAGGAGCCGCTGATTTTGACGAGCGTCGAGATCGTTACCAAGTAA
- a CDS encoding aminotransferase class V-fold PLP-dependent enzyme, which translates to MDVATPIPDYDLSKVRQALQILSEWTYLNTGTVGVMAEPVLARHLEYVAAYERFGHTGQARAVEGYERARRTLANLLNVAPSDLALNRNATDGINWIAARFPLQSGEEVLTSTEEHPAMIFPWLAACERAGGKLRFVPLSPDPDELIANIRSGLTANTRVVAMSQVSCETGIRVPVERIREIVGPDVTILIDASQSVGQFTVDIPTLNADFVIGNGHKWLAGPKGTGFAWFSPRSLDLVPPAYFGDGAVAPAWSRDHYQVDPPPRLAFAGDASRFEFGTRAWHIYEALADAIEYQADLGWQAIFSHVAAISAQMKDALAEIPGVQVITPQDWQDSSGIVTFTVADLAGEEVSRVLWDNDRIAQRRVERPSAVRVSCTYFTDTEDITRLVDSVDRVARGR; encoded by the coding sequence ATGGACGTGGCAACTCCGATTCCCGACTACGACCTGAGCAAGGTTCGTCAGGCGCTGCAGATCCTGAGCGAGTGGACCTATCTCAACACCGGAACTGTCGGCGTGATGGCCGAACCTGTCCTCGCCAGGCACCTGGAGTACGTCGCCGCGTACGAGCGTTTCGGCCACACCGGTCAAGCACGCGCTGTCGAAGGCTACGAGCGTGCGCGTCGCACGCTGGCGAACCTGCTGAATGTTGCGCCGTCTGATCTCGCGTTGAATCGGAACGCCACAGACGGCATCAACTGGATCGCAGCACGCTTCCCATTGCAGTCCGGCGAGGAGGTGCTGACTTCGACAGAAGAGCACCCGGCCATGATATTCCCCTGGCTTGCCGCCTGTGAGCGCGCCGGCGGCAAGCTGCGTTTCGTGCCATTGAGCCCTGACCCGGACGAACTCATCGCCAATATCCGCAGCGGACTTACCGCTAACACACGCGTAGTTGCCATGAGCCAGGTCTCCTGCGAGACCGGCATCCGAGTGCCGGTCGAGCGCATCCGCGAGATCGTCGGACCGGATGTCACGATCCTGATCGACGCCTCGCAGTCAGTCGGACAATTCACGGTTGACATTCCAACGCTGAACGCCGACTTCGTGATTGGCAACGGCCACAAGTGGCTCGCCGGTCCAAAGGGCACCGGGTTCGCCTGGTTCAGCCCCCGATCGCTCGATCTCGTACCGCCCGCCTACTTCGGTGATGGCGCTGTCGCTCCTGCATGGTCTCGCGACCACTACCAGGTTGATCCTCCACCCCGACTTGCATTTGCCGGCGACGCGTCGCGATTTGAGTTCGGCACGCGCGCCTGGCACATCTACGAAGCCTTGGCGGACGCCATCGAGTACCAGGCTGACCTCGGCTGGCAAGCGATCTTCTCCCACGTCGCCGCCATCTCAGCGCAGATGAAGGATGCACTCGCGGAAATACCGGGCGTTCAGGTGATAACGCCGCAGGATTGGCAGGATTCTTCGGGGATCGTGACATTCACTGTCGCCGACCTGGCCGGCGAAGAAGTCAGTCGCGTGCTCTGGGATAACGATCGCATCGCCCAGCGCCGCGTCGAGCGCCCCAGCGCTGTGCGCGTTTCGTGTACCTACTTCACCGACACCGAGGACATCACTCGCCTCGTTGACTCAGTTGACCGGGTAGCCCGCGGTCGGTAA
- a CDS encoding glycosyltransferase family 4 protein has protein sequence MRFLHVNHRYAPFSGGSEIVVQRISEWLVQLGHDVTVVTSDTFDLEYFWEPQRKSIDAPQREQINGVEVVRVPVRHLPASSILFRGSRRMMGEVSRLPIPATPFRLASRVQPWMPDLRRTLMEIGPVDAVLATNLGLESLAIAAFQAADRCGAARIVIPFVHLGGDNDPVARRYVTMPHQVAVLRAAHAVLTMTEQERDFIASLDVAESRIVVTGAGADADKVTGGDGGRIRTSLDLDGFVVGSLGPPSPEKGTPDLVRAVAALRREGRNVHLVLAGPPLSHFSSWFDSLSPEDRDGIHLLGYIDADARRDLLAGIDAFALPSRTESFGIVYLEAWLNQKPVIAARAGAVPELVRDNETGMLVPFGDPESIAVAIRRLMDDDGVAARLATNGYHLARSTYAWPDVLARVQQGYEIALGRRIAVTEGSIDDASTATG, from the coding sequence CCGTTCAGCGGCGGCTCAGAGATCGTCGTCCAGCGCATCTCGGAGTGGTTAGTCCAACTCGGGCACGACGTTACGGTGGTCACGTCTGACACGTTTGACCTGGAATACTTCTGGGAGCCACAACGAAAATCGATCGATGCTCCGCAGCGCGAGCAGATCAATGGTGTCGAGGTGGTTCGTGTGCCCGTGAGGCACCTGCCTGCCAGCTCGATTCTGTTTCGTGGATCACGGCGCATGATGGGCGAGGTTTCGCGGCTGCCGATTCCGGCTACACCGTTCAGGCTGGCATCGCGGGTACAACCGTGGATGCCTGATCTGCGGCGAACGTTGATGGAGATCGGCCCGGTGGACGCCGTGCTGGCGACGAACCTGGGGCTCGAAAGCCTCGCGATTGCGGCGTTTCAGGCTGCGGATCGCTGTGGAGCTGCGCGTATCGTAATACCGTTCGTGCATCTCGGTGGGGATAACGATCCAGTTGCCCGCCGCTATGTCACGATGCCGCATCAGGTCGCGGTGCTGCGAGCTGCCCACGCCGTGCTCACGATGACTGAGCAGGAGCGCGATTTCATTGCCTCGCTCGATGTCGCTGAGTCGCGGATTGTCGTGACTGGTGCTGGAGCAGATGCTGACAAAGTGACAGGCGGGGACGGCGGGCGGATTCGAACAAGCCTCGATCTGGATGGGTTCGTCGTCGGCTCGCTCGGGCCGCCGTCGCCGGAGAAGGGCACCCCTGATCTGGTGAGGGCGGTCGCTGCGCTTCGACGGGAGGGACGCAACGTACATCTGGTTCTCGCCGGTCCGCCGCTATCACACTTCTCTTCCTGGTTTGACTCGCTGTCGCCCGAAGACCGCGACGGAATTCATCTGCTCGGCTACATCGATGCTGACGCTCGCCGAGATTTGCTGGCGGGAATTGACGCGTTTGCGTTGCCGTCGCGCACCGAGTCCTTTGGTATCGTCTACCTAGAAGCGTGGTTGAACCAGAAGCCGGTCATTGCCGCGCGCGCGGGCGCAGTACCAGAGCTTGTTCGCGACAACGAGACCGGCATGCTTGTTCCATTTGGCGACCCTGAAAGCATTGCTGTAGCAATTCGCCGATTGATGGATGACGACGGCGTTGCTGCGCGCCTGGCAACAAACGGCTATCACTTAGCGCGGTCGACGTACGCATGGCCGGATGTGCTGGCGCGAGTCCAGCAGGGCTACGAGATCGCACTTGGGCGACGCATCGCAGTGACGGAGGGTTCGATTGACGACGCTTCGACAGCCACTGGTTGA
- a CDS encoding glycosyltransferase family 4 protein — protein MNILILHTQVPFVRGGAEVLVEGLQQALREHGHVADIVSLPLNWNPPQGLLTSALAWRMLDLRSFNGRDVDLVICTKYPTWAVDHPNKALWLIHQHRQAYDLFGTPLSEFGADPASRDIRERVVEIDRIGIQSCKARFAISRNVAERLKRYCGMDAEAVYPPVPRSGLSAERYDPFILSVARLDAAKRVDLAIRAMNSNSHDMQLVIVGDGPDAERLQSLARRIGVDERVQFAGRVSDERLLDLYNTCRGVFYAPIDEDYGYTTVESLAAGKPVITTSDAGGVLEFVEDGVTGLVTLPDAEQIATSITALSGEMLARQLGSRGPERVADLSWDRVVEALTS, from the coding sequence ATGAACATCCTGATCCTGCACACGCAAGTGCCATTCGTGCGTGGCGGCGCGGAGGTTCTTGTCGAGGGGTTGCAGCAGGCGCTGCGCGAGCATGGCCATGTCGCCGACATCGTCAGCTTGCCGCTCAACTGGAATCCACCGCAAGGGCTGCTGACGAGCGCTCTCGCCTGGCGGATGCTCGATCTGCGGTCGTTCAATGGTCGCGACGTCGATCTGGTGATCTGCACCAAGTATCCGACCTGGGCAGTCGATCACCCCAACAAGGCGCTCTGGCTTATTCATCAGCATCGACAAGCGTACGATCTGTTCGGTACGCCGCTCAGTGAGTTCGGCGCCGATCCAGCATCACGTGACATCCGCGAGCGAGTTGTTGAGATCGACCGGATTGGTATTCAATCATGCAAGGCGCGCTTTGCGATCAGCCGGAATGTGGCGGAGCGCCTGAAGCGTTATTGCGGGATGGATGCTGAAGCGGTCTATCCACCAGTTCCTCGCAGCGGTCTGAGTGCCGAGCGCTACGATCCATTCATCCTCAGCGTCGCTCGACTCGATGCGGCCAAACGCGTCGATCTCGCGATCAGAGCGATGAACAGCAACTCGCATGACATGCAGCTGGTGATCGTTGGCGATGGTCCTGATGCTGAGCGTTTGCAGTCTCTCGCCAGACGCATCGGCGTCGACGAACGCGTGCAGTTTGCGGGTCGTGTATCGGATGAGCGGCTGCTTGATCTGTACAACACCTGCCGTGGAGTCTTCTACGCGCCGATCGATGAGGATTACGGCTACACGACGGTTGAGTCTCTGGCTGCTGGAAAGCCAGTCATAACAACATCGGACGCAGGCGGCGTGCTTGAGTTCGTCGAGGACGGCGTCACCGGGCTAGTAACGCTGCCGGACGCTGAACAGATCGCCACATCAATCACCGCGTTGAGCGGCGAGATGCTCGCCCGCCAGCTCGGGAGCCGAGGTCCGGAGCGTGTGGCGGACTTGTCGTGGGACCGCGTCGTGGAGGCACTTACATCGTGA